A region of the Flavobacteriaceae bacterium MAR_2010_188 genome:
TCCTTAGTGAGACCACTTCTTTCCAAAACTCGTTCTAAGACCAATTCTCCCCAATTACCTTGCATTTTAGTGTCTCCCTTAAGTGCTTTGGTGAGGTTAGTGGTTTCCTTGCTCATCTGCTCATTCAACTCTTTAAGACCTAGAATCTGCCTTCTTAAATCTGCGCTTCTGCTGATATCTTCTTTGTTTGTTTCCTCTACACGCTTTTCAAAATGTTGTATTCTTTCTTGAAGTGGCTTAAGAATGGCATCGATATTTTCTTTGTTCTTAAGGGTGAATTTGCTGGACTTTTCATCTAAAATCCTATTTGCTAGATTCTCAAATTCTTTGCTGAACTTTTCCTGAAGTTTTTCTACTTCTGCCCTTTGCTCTTCATTTTTTTGATAGAGATTTTCGAAATCAGCCTTAGATCTTACCAACTGGGAATTTAAGCTTTCCTTTTCTCGTCGAATAACTTCACGGTCGGATTCAACTTTACCAACATTTTCCTTTAAATCTTCTATCGTTCGCTCTAATTGGTCTTGGCGTTCTGAGTGAATACTAGATTCCGACTTATTTTTAAGTTTGCTAATAGTCATCGCTATGTATGCGCCAATTGCAGCGGAAATCAATATCGCTAATAAAAGAATAAGGGTGTCGCTCATTAAAAATCAGTGTTTTTTCAAAGATAAATTTTTTAGGCGGAAGATTTAATTGGAAGCAGATTCGATTCAGAAGGAAATTTTAATTTTTCTGATATAATTTGAAGGTGCCGCTGTTAGAATCGAATGAAATAAGATCTTTAGGAAAAAGACCTTCAAAAACTCCGGCTTCAATGAGTTTGCAAGGCTCATCAAAATAAACTTGATTGTCGGTCATAACAATCATATGGTCACAAAGCTGAATTGCTAAGTCTATTTCGTGCGAAGAAAATAGAATCGTTTTATTTGAATTTTTCACCATCTCTTTCATCATTTTCATGATATAAGCTTTGTGGTAAAGATCTAAATGGGTAGTTGGTTCATCCATTAATATCAAATCCGTTTCTTGTGCAAAAGCTCTCGCAATCATCACTTTTTGCAGCTGCCCATCGCTCAGCTCTGCACATTTTTTAGTCCTGATTTTTTCAAGGCCGGTCAGTGAGATTGCCGTATTAATAACTTCGATATCCTTTGGTTCGAGTTTGCCGTACCAATTAGTGTAAGGCTGCCGACCAAGCGAAATAAGTTCTACCACGGAAAGATTTTTGGAAATCGTTTGTTCGGTAAGTACTAAACTCATCAACTTGGACCTTTCAAGATAGTCTAAAGATTGAAGCTTGTTTCCTTGCAAATAAATTTCGCCTTCAATTTTTGGCTGCATCCCAGAAAGCGAACGTAATAAGGTGGATTTTCCGATGCCATTGGCACCAACAATCCCAACTAATTGGGGTGTTTTGATTTCAAAATTTATGTCCTTGGCAATGGTTTGAATGGAAGTAGAAGAACTTTCATACCCAATCCAAAGATTTTCGACTTTTAAAATGCTATTTTCAATAGGTTTTGAATCGATTTTTGACATAGCTTAAAATATCATTTTACGTTTTCTAACAAGCAACCAAATCACTACCGGCGCACCAACTATAGAGGTTACTGCGTTAATAGGAAGCGTATAGTCCGAAAATGGCAACTGCGCTATAGAGTCGCAGATTAACATGATTATCGCACCAAACAAGAAAACCGCTGGCAACAATATAATGTGGTTTGAGGTTCTAAAAACTTGCCTTGTCAAATGCGGAATTGCTAAACCAATAAAAGCAATTGGTCCGGCAAAGGCAGTAATTGTACCCGCTAACAAACTCGTACTTATGATTATTAAATATCG
Encoded here:
- a CDS encoding iron complex transport system ATP-binding protein — translated: MSKIDSKPIENSILKVENLWIGYESSSTSIQTIAKDINFEIKTPQLVGIVGANGIGKSTLLRSLSGMQPKIEGEIYLQGNKLQSLDYLERSKLMSLVLTEQTISKNLSVVELISLGRQPYTNWYGKLEPKDIEVINTAISLTGLEKIRTKKCAELSDGQLQKVMIARAFAQETDLILMDEPTTHLDLYHKAYIMKMMKEMVKNSNKTILFSSHEIDLAIQLCDHMIVMTDNQVYFDEPCKLIEAGVFEGLFPKDLISFDSNSGTFKLYQKN